The following coding sequences lie in one Silene latifolia isolate original U9 population chromosome 5, ASM4854445v1, whole genome shotgun sequence genomic window:
- the LOC141655851 gene encoding putative 3-beta-hydroxysteroid-Delta(8),Delta(7)-isomerase has protein sequence MDAHPYAPNDLILPGFIPNLLPHTTILLLCASAPVIVVSLSWIIAGLVSKTTKMERLLICWWVFTGLTHIILEGYFVFSPEFFKDETGNYLAEIWKEYSKGDSRYAARDTATVLIEGITAVVEGPASLLAAYGIARHKSYSDVLQLAVSLGQLYGCVMYLGTAILDGNKFAASRYYYYAYFIGANASWVIIPSLVSIRSWKRICQSSNSDARNKRKSL, from the exons ATGGATGCTCACCCTTATGCTCCAAACGATCTAATCCTACCTGGTTTCATcccaaatcttcttcctcatacAACCATTCTGCTTCTTTGTGCTAGCGCCCCAGTCATCGTTGTCTCCCTCTCCTGGATCATCGCGG GGTTGGTCTCAAAGACTACGAAAATGGAAAGGTTGCTAATATGTTGGTGGGTGTTTACTGGCCTAACCCATATAATTCTGGAGggatactttgttttctctcccGAATTCTTTAAGGATGAAACTGGAAATTACTTGGCTGAAATCT GGAAAGAGTACAGCAAGGGTGATTCCAGATACGCTGCTAGGGATACTGCAACAGTCCTTATTGAAGGAATAACGGCGGTTGTAGAGGGTCCCGCCTCTCTATTAGCGGC GTACGGTATAGCAAGGCACAAGTCATACAGTGATGTACTCCAGTTAGCGGTTTCTCTGGGGCAACTCTACGGTTGTGTAATGTACTTAGGGACAGCGATTTTGGATGGGAATAAATTTGCAGCAAGTCGGTATTACTATTATGCATACTTCATTGGAGCAAATGCTTCTTGGGTAATCATACCTAGTCTCGTATCCATCCGTAGTTGGAAAAGGATTTGCCAATCGTCTAACAGCGATGCCAGAAACAAGCGAAAATCCCTTTGA
- the LOC141656574 gene encoding xyloglucan galactosyltransferase XLT2-like has product MPPFSKPPSSSNNPNTTHTHSNDYNNAITKTLTKPYSYITLHPRTSLLLLLLSILAFHISLLLSLSRHPHPTRTRSAVSGLIPGGGCELGEFYVYNLPAEFNVGVLKNCEELSPWGSRCSALSNEGFGPKAVAVDGLVPGSLADTWYWTDQFSSEVIFHNRLLHHKCRTVEPENATAYYIPFYAGLAVGKHLWNGSSVKDRDTHCEMMLRFLDQLPYFNRSNGWDHFLVMGRITWDFRRSKDEDWGSKCIYMPSMRNITRLLIERNPWDYFDVGVPYPTGFHPNAVSDVTAWQDFVRTRERHSLFCFAGATRGLFPNDFRGVLLSQCKDSGGSCRVVDCGGTRCANGTSEILETFLDSEFCLQPRGDSFTRRSIFDCMIAGSIPVFFWRRSAYLQYQWFLPGEPASYSVFIHRNEVKNGTSIKSVLERYTKEEVKTMREKVVEFIPKLIYAKPNEGLGTMKDAVDIAIDGVLRRIKDKKENGYDW; this is encoded by the exons ATGCCCCCATTTTCCAAACCACCATCATCATCCAATAATCCAAACACTACACATACACACTCAAATGATTACAATAATGCCATTACCAAAACCCTCACAAAACCATACTCATACATCACTCTCCACCCACGCACAtctctactactactactactctcTATCCTCGCCTTCCATATCTCTCTCCTTCTCTCCCTCTCTCGCCACCCCCACCCGACACGGACCCGGTCCGCTGTTTCGGGCCTGATACCGGGTGGCGGGTGTGAGCTTGGGGAGTTCTATGTTTACAACCTTCCGGCGGAATTTAATGTTGGGGTTTTGAAGAATTGTGAGGAGTTGTCGCCGTGGGGGTCGCGCTGCTCTGCTTTGTCTAATGAAGGGTTTGGTCCGAAAGCGGTGGCGGTTGATGGGCTTGTTCCCGGGTCTCTGGCGGATACTTGGTATTGGACCGATCAATTCTCGTCTGAGGTCATTTTCCATAACAG ACTGTTGCATCATAAATGTAGAACGGTGGAGCCAGAAAACGCGACAGCGTATTACATCCCATTTTACGCGGGTCTAGCAGTGGGGAAACACTTGTGGAACGGCTCAAGTGTCAAGGACAGAGACACTCACTGTGAAATGATGTTAAGGTTTTTAGATCAACTCCCTTACTTTAATCGGTCTAATGGTTGGGACCATTTTCTTGTCATGGGACGGATCACATGGGATTTTCGCCGTTCCAAGGATGAAGACTGGGGTTCAAAGTGCATATACATGCCTTCCATGCGTAACATCACACGCCTTTTAATCGAGAGAAATCCTTGGGACTATTTCGACGTTGGTGTGCCCTACCCTACTGGATTCCACCCTAATGCGGTTTCAGACGTGACAGCGTGGCAGGATTTTGTTAGGACACGTGAACGGCATTCGCTGTTCTGCTTTGCTGGTGCGACACGTGGCTTGTTCCCTAATGATTTCAGGGGGGTGTTGCTGAGTCAATGTAAGGATTCAGGCGGGTCGTGCAGAGTTGTTGACTGTGGTGGAACCCGGTGTGCTAATGGCACGTCGGAGATACTTGAAACGTTTCTTGACTCGGAATTCTGTCTTCAGCCTAGAGGGGACAGTTTTACCCGGCGGTCAATTTTTGACTGCATGATTGCAGGTTCAATTCCAGTGTTCTTTTGGAGACGGTCTGCTTATTTGCAGTACCAGTGGTTTTTACCTGGTGAGCCAGCGAGTTACTCTGTTTTTATTCACCGCAATGAGGTGAAAAACGGGACGTCTATTAAGAGTGTGCTTGAAAGGTATACTAAAGAGGAGGTGAAAACGATGAGGGAAAAGGTGGTGGAGTTTATTCCAAAACTAATTTATGCAAAACCTAATGAAGGGTTAGGAACCATGAAAGATGCTGTTGATATTGCCATTGACGGGGTTTTGAGAAGAATCAAGGATAAAAAGGAGAATGGTTACGATTGGTAA
- the LOC141656573 gene encoding DEAD-box ATP-dependent RNA helicase 7-like, with product MPSLPISDSMVSETLISPKSNKKSKISDDVVETLKTLDSADLKKKSKKDKKGSSEKSSEKKDKDKKKKKRKVEELEEEEEGNGSDSTNSEIVEPNGNNGNGNLMNKKVKFMDVDDEEEEEVEEEEDDPNSLEKFRISKPLKDALISKGIKALFPIQAMTFNAVLDGADLVGRARTGQGKTLAFVLPILESLVNGCTKARRRSGYGKSPSVLVLLPTRELATQVFADFQLYGGAVGLQACCVYGGAPMHSQINSLKRGVDIVIGTPGRVKDLLEREVLNLGSLLFRVLDEADEMLKMGFVDDVELILGKVDDVKKVQTLLFSATLPAWVKQLSTKFLKSDKKTVDLVSDQKMKASTSVRHIAMPCSASARPELIPDIIRCYSSGGRTIIFTETKESASQLASSLPGARALHGDIQQSQREVTLSGFRSGKFLTLVATNVAARGLDINDVQLIIQCEPPRDVEAYIHRSGRTGRAGNTGVAVLLFDPKKSGVNKIERESGVKFEHLPAPQPADVAQAAGVEAATSILQISDSVIPAFKKSAEELLSTSGLSAVDLLAKALAKAAGYKDIKERSLLTGMEGFVTVHLEAGRPIYTPTFAFGMLRKVLPEDKVESVQGLGITADQTGAVFDVPVNDLETFLVAGRKNADQMSLEVVKTLPRLQEREPRGRFGNNRGGGGGGFSRGGGGGGRFGRGGGGFSRGGGGGGFRNNGYNRR from the exons ATGCCTTCATTACCTATCTCCGATTCAATGGTCTCAGAAACCCTAATTTCCCCCAAATCCAACAAAAAATCCAAGATTTCCGATGATGTTGTTGAAACCCTTAAAACCCTAGATTCCGCCGATCTTAAGAAGAAAtcgaaaaaggacaaaaagggttCTTCAGAGAAGTCTTCAGAGAAGAAGGATAAggataagaagaagaagaagcgtAAAGTTGAGGAattggaggaagaagaagagggaaATGGGAGTGATTCCACAAATTCGGAGATTGTTGAACCGAATGGGAATAATGGTAATGGGAATTTGATGAATAAGAAGGTAAAATTCATGGATGTTGATgatgaggaggaagaggaggttgaagaggaagaagatgatCCGAATTCGCTTGAGAAGTTTCGGATATCGAAACCTTTGAAGGATGCTTTGATTTCTAAAGGGATTAAAGCTTTGTTTCCTATTCAAGCTATGACCTTTAATGCTGTTCTTGACGGGGCTGATTTAGTCGGTCGTGCTAGAACTGGTCAG GGCAAGACACTTGCATTTGTGCTGCCAATACTCGAGTCTTTGGTGAATGGATGCACTAAAGCCAGGAGGAGGAGTGGCTATGGGAAGTCACCAAGTGTTTTGGTACTTTTACCTACCAGAGAGTTAGCAACTCAG GTATTTGCCGACTTTCAACTTTATGGGGGTGCTGTGGGCCTTCAAGCGTGTTGTGTGTACGGTGGAGCACCCATGCATTCTCAGATTAACAGCTTAAAAAGAGGCGTTGACATTGTAATTGGAACACCTGGTCGTGTAAAG GATCTATTAGAGAGGGAGGTTCTTAACTTGGGCTCTTTACTCTTTCGAGTTCTCGATGAAGCTGATGAAATGCTGAAAATGGGATTTGTTGATGATGTTGAACTAATTTTAG GAAAGGTGGACGACGTTAAGAAGGTTCAGACATTACTGTTTAGTGCAACCTTGCCTGCTTGGGTGAAGCAG CTCTCCACCAAGTTTCTAAAATCAGACAAGAAAACTGTGGATCTTGTAAGTGATCAGAAAATGAAGGCCAGCACCAGTGTTAGGCACATTGCCATGCCTTGTTCTGCTTCTGCTAGGCCTGAGCTCATCCCTGACATCATCCGCTGCTATAGTAG TGGAGGACGCACAATAATCTTCACTGAGACAAAAGAATCTGCTTCCCAGCTTGCGTCATCACTACCTGGTGCTCGAGCTTTGCACGGTGACATACAACAGTCACAACGTGAG GTCACACTTTCTGGGTTCAGATCTGGAAAGTTTTTGACACTGGTTGCCACAAATGTAGCAGCAAGAGGTCTAGATATCAATGACGTGCAGTTGATCATCCAA TGTGAACCTCCCCGTGATGTTGAAGCCTACATCCATCGATCAGGCCGGACAGGCAGAGCAG GAAATACTGGAGTTGCTGTGTTGCTTTTTGATCCAAAAAAGTCCGGTGTCAATAAAATTGAGAGGGAATCAGGTGTTAAGTTTGAGCATTTACCGGCACCTCAACCCGCTGATGTTGCTCAGGCAGCTGGTGTGGAAGCAGCAACATCTATACTCCAAATTTCTGATAG TGTAATTCCAGCTTTCAAGAAGTCTGCTGAGGAACTTTTGAGTACTTCTGGTCTATCCGCTGTTGACCTGCTAGCAAAAGCACTCGCTAAGGCTGCT GGCTACAAAGACATAAAGGAAAGATCACTTCTCACTGGCATGGAGGGTTTTGTGACTGTACACCTCGAGGCAGGGCGACCAATCTATACACCAAC GTTTGCATTTGGTATGCTTAGGAAGGTTTTACCCGAGGACAAAGTAGAGTCTGTGCAGGGGCTAGGGATCACTGCAGATCAGACTGGTGCTGTTTTTGACGTTCCAGTCAATGATTTGGAAACCTTCCTTGTTG CTGGTCGGAAAAATGCTGATCAAATGAGTCTTGAGGTGGTTAAAACCTTGCCTCGTTTACAAGAAAGAGAGCCTAGAGGAAGGTTCGGTAATAATAgaggtggtggaggtggtggtttCTCccgtggtggaggtggtggtggtagaTTTGGAAGAGGGGGTGGCGGGTTCTCtcgaggtggtggtggtggcggcttTAGAAACAATGGATACAATAGGAGGTAG